CTGCACGTGAAACGAACGGCAGAAAACTACCGGCGTGGCTATTCGCTGCGGAGCGCTACGTTGGGATCGACCGCCGCGGCCCTGCGGGCCGGCAAGTAGCAGGCGAAGAACGCGGCACAGATCAACGGAATCGGCGTCACCACCAGCATCCACGGATCGACGATGGCGACGTCCAGCTCGAGATACGCGCGCGCGATCGCCCGGCCGACGAGGCCAATCGACAACCCGAAGATGAGCCCGTCCAGGACAGGACGATAGCCGTCCACGAGCACCATGCGCTTGATCTGTCCGGCGGTGGCTCCCAACGACATCCGCACGCCGATCTCCTGCGTGCGGTTTGCAATGATATGCGACTGGATGCCGTAGAGGCCCGCCATGGCGAGAAGCAGCGTGATCGCGCCGAGGCCGACCGCCGTCATGCCGAGGCCGCGTAGGACTTGAAAGGGTCCGGCGAGCACCGATCGTCCGGTCCCGATGGTGTCGACCGCCACGTCCGGATCGGCACGCCGGATGGCCTCGCGCATCGCGCCCACCGCATTCGTCACCGATCCGGATGCCCGCGCGACGACCGTGATGAGCGGCTGGTAGTGCTGCGTCAGCGGCACGTAGGCCAGTGGCCGCGGATCCGCGAAGAGACTGCCCACGTCCGTATCGGCGGCAACGCCGACGATCGTGGCCGTCGGGGACCGCGTCGGGCCGACCGCCATCTCGCGCCCGACGACGTCGGCGGTACCGAACATCTGCCGTGCGGTGAATTCGCTCAGGACCACGACGCGTGGCGCGGCCGGCCCGTCGCGATCGTCGAAACCGCGTCCACGAAGGATCTCCACCCCCAGCGTTCGGAACATCGAGGGGGCCCCGGCGATCGTCGTCACCACCTGCGGGTCCATTCGCGCGGCGCTCGTCTGTTCCAGTGGTGAGATGGACAGACGCAGCGTACTCGGCACGCCGAAGGGCAATCCACTCGACAGTGAGGCCGCCTCGACCGACGGATGGCGCCGCAGCTCGTCGAGTACCCGGTCGAAGATGCGCCGTGCGCGAGGCTCGTTCCACTCCGGCGTGTCGAAATTGAGAACGGCGACGGCGATTCGATCCAGGTCGATGCCGGAATCATGGCGCGCCTCCGCGATCGAGTACTTCACGAACATGGTGGCGATGATGAAGAACCCGGCCGCGATGGCGACCTGCCACCGCAGGAGAAGCCGCTGGCGTCGGCCGCGCTGCGGTCCGGCGGCCGATCCGCCGGCGAGCGCGCCGCGAACGTCGAGCGTGCGCGTCAGCTGAATCGCCGGCTCGAGGCCGAAGACGACGAGCGCGATGAGGAGCGACGAGACCGCGATCGTCAGCGCCGGCACGTTCAGCGCGGGATGAAACGACAGCGTCGTACGGCCGCCGAAAGGCATGGCGAGGCTGAACTCGGTGTCCATCACGACGCGCAAC
This sequence is a window from Gemmatimonadaceae bacterium. Protein-coding genes within it:
- a CDS encoding ABC transporter permease, whose amino-acid sequence is MLRSTAVGRDIRLALRRLGATPLFTTFAILSLAVGVAITTAVYSIVDAVFLRGLGIHEPDRVAVIVTPYSGRLLTGTVSEPDFRDVQTAQTSFSHVAASATFVRRLALPSVTEMVIGESVSGSYFATLGVGARLGRTIQPGDDAGGGRVVMLSDTLWRRRFASDPRIVGATVAISGEPFEIIGVAPASFSGPRGWLVGTQFWIPLGTESRLKEPPRTAAPRATARDDRRLTVFGRLATEVTIAAASAEMQTIAERLDESFPPRFRGKGVGATDRPWRAKTMAAISDDEDSAVRRFGMTLVALVGLVLVVACTNLGNLVLARGSTRLRELAVRHALGASRWRLVREQCVESVMLAAGGAFASYVMFELLRVVMDTEFSLAMPFGGRTTLSFHPALNVPALTIAVSSLLIALVVFGLEPAIQLTRTLDVRGALAGGSAAGPQRGRRQRLLLRWQVAIAAGFFIIATMFVKYSIAEARHDSGIDLDRIAVAVLNFDTPEWNEPRARRIFDRVLDELRRHPSVEAASLSSGLPFGVPSTLRLSISPLEQTSAARMDPQVVTTIAGAPSMFRTLGVEILRGRGFDDRDGPAAPRVVVLSEFTARQMFGTADVVGREMAVGPTRSPTATIVGVAADTDVGSLFADPRPLAYVPLTQHYQPLITVVARASGSVTNAVGAMREAIRRADPDVAVDTIGTGRSVLAGPFQVLRGLGMTAVGLGAITLLLAMAGLYGIQSHIIANRTQEIGVRMSLGATAGQIKRMVLVDGYRPVLDGLIFGLSIGLVGRAIARAYLELDVAIVDPWMLVVTPIPLICAAFFACYLPARRAAAVDPNVALRSE